One Gammaproteobacteria bacterium DNA window includes the following coding sequences:
- a CDS encoding hypothetical protein (Evidence 5 : Unknown function) — translation MPAMDLNSDIPYQNDGRIELQATSDYVTMDVITYDNNEVLFWYFNTSHLAKRLRK, via the coding sequence GTGCCCGCCATGGACTTAAATTCCGATATTCCTTACCAGAATGACGGCCGGATTGAATTACAGGCAACATCGGACTATGTGACCATGGATGTTATAACGTATGACAACAATGAGGTGTTGTTCTGGTACTTCAATACCAGCCATTTGGCTAAACGATTACGTAAATAG